The Deinococcus sp. Leaf326 genomic sequence CGGAGGCCGTCAAGGCGGCCCTGAACGCGCACCAGCCCGACGCCGTGATCCACTTCGCGGCGCTGATCGAGGTGGGCGAAAGTATGCGCGCGCCGGGGCGCTACTACCGCAACAACGTGGTAGGTAGCCTGAATCTCCTCCAGGCCATCGTGGAGACGCGCAAGATCCCGCTTGTATTCTCCTCGACGGCGGCCGTGTACGGCACCACCGACGCCGTGCCGATTCCCGAAGACGCGGAGATGCAGCCTGAGAGCGTGTACGGCGACACCAAGCTCATGACCGAGCGCATGATCCACGCCTTTCACGTGGCGCACGGCCTGCCCTACACGGTGCTGCGCTACTTCAACGTGTGCGGGGCCTCGCCGTCCGGCGACATCGGCGAGGCGCACCCCAGCCAGACCCACCTCATCGAACTGGCGTGCATGACGGCGCTCGGGCAGCGCGAGAAGATGATGATCTTCGGCGACGACTACCCCACCCCCGACGGCACCTGCGTCCGCGACTACGTGCATGTGCAGGACCTCGCCGACGCGCACGTGTTGGCCGTGGAGGCGCTGCACAAGGGGCAGCACGCGGCCGCGACCTACAACGTGGGCCTGGGCCACGGCTTCTCGGTGCGCGAGGTGCTGGACGCCGTGGACCGCGTGGTCGGTACGCCCCTGACGCGCGAACTCGCGCCGCGCCGTGCGGGCGACCCGCCCCGCCTCGTCGCCGACGCCTCGCGCATCGTGGCCGACCTGGGGTTCGCGCCGCAGTTCACCGACCTCGACGAGATCGTGCAGACCGCCTGGGACTGGCACAAGGGCCACCCGCACGGCTTCAAGAGGTAAGTGGGGCTGTTTGCCGGCCCCAGGCCTCGCTCCAGAGTCTGTCCTACCCCCCCGTTCCCGGCGCTCGCCTGACCCAGAAGCGCATCGGCTTGGGGGTCTCCTCGCCGCCCGGCGTACCCACATCCGGCCAGCTCATCTCGGTCTGGAGGTCGGGGCACTCGGTGTAGCCGCGCGCGCGCCAGAAGGCGTCGAGCGGCCGGTAGTCGGCGGGCCGGGACGGGTGGTCCTGCGGACGCTGCACGGCGCAGAAGGCCGTGACCGGTAGACCCAGGGCGCGGGCGTGCGCCTCGCGCAGGTCGAAGAACCGGTGGCCCGCGCCCTGACCCCGGTACTCGGGCAGGAGGACGCTCTCGCCCAGATATAGCACCTCACTTGGCCGGAACTCGCCGCTCTCCTCGAAGGGCCGGCGGACCTCGGGGGTCTCGTGCACCAGCGGCAGGGCGGTGCTCGCACCCACCACCCGTCCGGCGTCGCGCGCCAGGGCCACGAAGGCGCCGGGCGCGGCAACGTAGGTGCGCAGGTAGCGTTCCTCGTAGGCGGGGTCGCCCCCGTACAGGTACGGAAAAGCGCGGAAGACCTCGCTGCGCAGCCGCGCGAGGTCGGGCAGGGCGGCGGCCAGCGTGTCCCCGGTCGCGGCCGTGATCTCCAGCGGCCCGGCCACCGGTCTCAGCCTCCGACCTGCCGGGTCCAGTCGGCCAAGTTGTAGTAGTTCGTCACCCGGGCGATCAGACCGCCGCGAATCTCGAAGAAGGCGCCGACCGGCAGCACGTAGCGCTGGCCCGCCGCCTCGGGCAGGCCGGCGTCGGTGCGCAGGTATTCGCCGTGAATGACGAATTCGGCCGCCGCACGCTCGCCGCTGGGCGCCGCCATCACCACGAGGTCACGTGCCTGTTCGCGGTAGTGGGCGTCCATCTTGTCCAGAAAGGCGGCGAAGGCGGCCCTGCCGGTCTGGGTCTCGCCCTCGTTGACGTCGTGGCGCACGTCGTCGGTGAGCAGGGCCAGCATCCCGGCGCTGTCACCAGCGTTGAAGGCGGCGTAGTACCGCGTGATCAGGTCCGGCGTTGAGGTCGTCACCGCGTCAGCATAGGGGCTACGCTCCGGGATTGAGGGAGCAGAGATTGGGGGCATTTCAGAACATTTTCCCCCCTGGATTTGCTCTGTCCAGAACTTGTTAGGAGATTCGTCGCTCAACAAAGCAAAGGACTGGAAAAAGGACGTTCTCACCCACCTGCATTTGCTCCTGAAACGTTTTCGCGGCAGACTGTGACTCAAGCAGAATTTCTATCTTCTGCACAGCTCAGACATGACTTTGCGGCGGCCCCCGGCGATGTCCGGCCGGACCGCCTTTCAACGAACTTTTTCAAAGAACTGGCCCCACCGAGAACTTGGCGACGAAGGAGTCCCGCTGTGAATCCCATGCGTTACATCATTACCCGGTCATGCCTGCAAGAAGGCAGCATGCGCCTGCTGAAGTACAACGAAGCCCTGTTTCCGGCCAGTGGTCCGGCGACCTTCGTGGATGACCGGGGCGAGGAATACGCCGTGCAGATCGACCGCGATCAGCTGCGCGTGCTGGGCCTGGGACGGCTGTTTCACCGCCACAACCTCGGCGTGAACGACGTGATGATCGTGACGGCGCTGGAAGCCGGCCGCTACGCCGTCGAGACGGTCGTCAAGCCCTATGCCCAGGCCCCCGCGCCCCAGCGTGAGGCGGCTGCCTCCGCGTCGCCCGAGACCCGCCGCGTGGTCGTGTCTAGCACCCCCCACGTCCGGGAGGTTCGTACCCAGCAGGTGCCGGGCGCCCAGGCGGCTCCGGCCGCGGCCGCCCCCCAGACCCAGCCGGCGCCCGCCGCTGCTCATACCCCCGCGGCGCAGCCGGTGTCTGCTCCGGCGGCCTCCGCTCAGGACCGGTCTGCTCCGGCGCCCGCGTCCGGCGCCCCGGCCGAGGCGGCGCGTCCCGAGAAGCGCGGCGCGCCCGTGGCCGTTCAGCCGCCGGCGCCGGATGCGGGCCGCGCGGTGGCCGCGCCCGTGGCCCTGGGCGACAGCGACGAGGACCACGTCTCGGAATTCGCGCGCCTGAGCGGCTACCGCCTGGAATTCCCAGCGCCGGGCCTGATGCGCCTGAAGGCCGATCTGGGGCCGCAGTACGGCTATTCCGTGCTGCTCGCCACGAGTGAGGCGGCGGCCCGGCAGACCGAGTGGACGGCCGGCAGCGACGACCACCACCTGCTGCTGTGCGCCGAGACGCAGCGCCCGGCCGGATACAGCCGCCTGACCCGCGAGGCCCTGGGCGCCCTGAGCGAGCACGCCCGCTTGGCTCCCCTGAGCCCGGTGGACCTGCGCGGCTACTGGCGCGCCGGCGACGTGGACCTGGACAGCGCCGCCAGCGTGGCCGAACTGGTCAGTGCGCACCTCGCGCAGCGCGGCACCTTCAGCTTCGTTCTTCTGACCCTGGCGCAGCAGCCCGCGCACAGCGTGGTCAGCGTGCCGCGCCTCGCCGAGCGCCTGGGCAGCGGCGTGAACACGGCCGAGCTGAACACGGTCCTCGACACCCTCACCCGCGCGCCCTTCCTGGCCCTGACCCCGCTGCCGGGCGGCCAGTACCTGCTGCGGACCGGCGTAGGCGACCTCCTCGGCGACCTCGCCGACTATGCCCAGGGCGTGCGCCGCCGCGTGCGGACCCCCGCAGGCGCCGGACAGGTGACGGTCTAACCCCCACAACCCCACGACGCTTCCACTCGCGCCGGGCGGCCTTCTCTAGACTGCCCTGGTGCCTACTGCTGTCCGTCCCACCCCGCCGCTCCCGGGCCTTACCGTGCGGCGCGCCGCGTTGCTCGGCTGGTTCGCGCGGGCGGGCCGGGCAACACTGCCATGGCGGCTGGGTGAAGCGGGAGCCCGCGATCCCTACCGGGTCTGGGTCGCCGAGATCCTGTTGCAGCAGACGCAGGTCGTACGTGGTCTGGAGTATTACGGCCGTTTTCTGAACGCCTTTCCGACTGTGGAGGCGCTGGCCGCCGCCCCCGAGGCCGACGTGCTCAAGGCCTGGGAGGGGTGCGGCTACTACGCCCGCGCCCGCAACCTGCGCCGCGCGGCCGGCGTGATAGTGCAGGAAGGTTTTCCGCAGGACTACGCCGGCTGGCTGGCGCTGCCCGGTGTGGGGCCGTA encodes the following:
- the galE gene encoding UDP-glucose 4-epimerase GalE — protein: MKLLVVGGAGYIGSHTVRQLRAAGHEAVVLDNLSSGHAEALPEDVTLVQADLLDPEAVKAALNAHQPDAVIHFAALIEVGESMRAPGRYYRNNVVGSLNLLQAIVETRKIPLVFSSTAAVYGTTDAVPIPEDAEMQPESVYGDTKLMTERMIHAFHVAHGLPYTVLRYFNVCGASPSGDIGEAHPSQTHLIELACMTALGQREKMMIFGDDYPTPDGTCVRDYVHVQDLADAHVLAVEALHKGQHAAATYNVGLGHGFSVREVLDAVDRVVGTPLTRELAPRRAGDPPRLVADASRIVADLGFAPQFTDLDEIVQTAWDWHKGHPHGFKR
- a CDS encoding GNAT family N-acetyltransferase, encoding MAGPLEITAATGDTLAAALPDLARLRSEVFRAFPYLYGGDPAYEERYLRTYVAAPGAFVALARDAGRVVGASTALPLVHETPEVRRPFEESGEFRPSEVLYLGESVLLPEYRGQGAGHRFFDLREAHARALGLPVTAFCAVQRPQDHPSRPADYRPLDAFWRARGYTECPDLQTEMSWPDVGTPGGEETPKPMRFWVRRAPGTGG
- a CDS encoding ketosteroid isomerase-related protein → MTTSTPDLITRYYAAFNAGDSAGMLALLTDDVRHDVNEGETQTGRAAFAAFLDKMDAHYREQARDLVVMAAPSGERAAAEFVIHGEYLRTDAGLPEAAGQRYVLPVGAFFEIRGGLIARVTNYYNLADWTRQVGG